The genomic segment ACCCCGAGATGGGAGCGTACGGGTACGCCTGTGAGAGGCAACACGAAAGCATCTGGAAATGGTGgggcttttcttctcctcctcctgctgacTTTTGTGCCTGAGCCCATCCCATCTCCAAGCCCTCCAAGGGAGTGGAAGAGGAAGGAATACACTGTGGATTTTAAATGGTGTGAGCCTGGCTTCACCCAGCAAGACTACGAATTGGCACTGTGCGGCGTTCAGCGATGACCGTGTGCTCTGTGCCCAGCTGCTTTCCAGTCTGCTCCAGGGAAGCCACACTGCCCCAGGGAGCAGAcatagagggagggaaaaacagGATCTGAATCTCCTTTGCCTCCTTGTGGGCAACGCAAGGCGGGGGCTCTGCTGGCAGCCCCGCACCCTGCCGCGCCGGTTTTTCTCCTCCACCTCTTGTTCTCTCTCAGCGGGCCGTGGTGGGGAACAGGCTTccagggctgggcagagccaCACAGCAATCATGAAAGAGGTTGTTTTGGCTCCTGCTTCTTTCCAGGGGCAGAGGAACTCTTGCAAGcgctgctcccagcactgctgcagccatgAGGAGTGgccgctggctctgctgcagggctggtcACAGCATAAATCCTGTTCTGACCTCTGCACGTTGACATGTGGCTGGGGCAAGGCGGTCATGCTGGGGCTGGCTTTCATCGTGTCCATGAATCATAGGGTcccaggttagaagggacctcaaggatcatctggtcctacctttcaaggaagaaaaggaaggcaggcagaTTTTTGTATTGGTATTGTTCAGTCCGGACACAGCTCGCAGTGATTCATGCAGCACAGAGCTTTGAATGTCAAACCctaaaaaggcattaaaaaccCACTGCATCTCTCCCCACATTAACAATCATCCTTATCACTGCTAATGAATATGTCCCATTCTTCCACACTCCGGTTTTCCCCCAGGAGCGTTAATCCAATGGCTGGATGCTCTTTCCCTTCTTGGCTTAAACTGGGGCAGATCCTGttggtttctttggttttgatgCATGAGACTCAGGTCATGTGAGAGGGTCACATCTGGTGAGCGAGGCCCCATCACGCGGTAGAGCCGATGTCATGAGTTTGGGCTGTGGGAGGGGGACACTCGTGTGTTGCCAGGGGTAGAGCGGGATGTCCCACATGAGGCGTGCAGATCATTGACCTCCTCGTGTTGTCCTTCCAGTGACATCTCCATGCAAGATCCTCAAGTGCAACTCTGAGTTCTGGGCGGCCACGTCAGGCTCCCACCACGTGGGCACGGAGGAGGCACCGGAGTTCTGCACAGCGCTGCGAGCCTACGCGCACTGCACCCGCCGCACCGCCCGCACCTGCAGGGGGGACCTGGCCTACCACTCTGCCGTGCATGGCATAGAGGATCTCATGGTGCAGCACAACTGCTCCAAGGATGGACCCACCTCACAGCCCCGGCTCCGGACATTGCCCCCTGGGGATAGCCAGGAGCGCTCTGACAGCCCTGAGATCTGCCACTATGAGAAGAGCTTTCACAGACACTCAGCTGCCCCCAACTATACCCACTGTGGGCTCTTTGGGGACCCCCACCTTAGGACTTTCACAGACACTTTCCAAACCTGCAAGGTGCAAGGGGCTTGGCCGCTCATAGACAATAACTACCTGAACGTCCAGGTCACCAACACGCCTGTGCTGCCCGGCTCCGCGGCCACCGCCACCAGCAAGGTGAGCCTTGGGCACTTCCCTGTGAGCAGAGATGGGCACGGGGTGTGCTTCTCAACAGCCTTTCTTGCCACCATCTCTTTTCTCCACCATTTGCACTTCTTCTTGGGAAGGGTGAGACTGGATGGGATTTCGTCTGAATTTGAGCATTTGGCCCTAAATATCAGGTGCCCATCCTGCCTTTAATGGCTTCTGGTTTCTTCTGAGCACATCCAACCCCATCATGGTTAGCAGGCTGAGATACTGCAGCTCAGAGAGTTGTCATGGCCACCCAAGGTCCAAGCAAACCTAGGACTACCCTGCATGGAGATGTCAGCTTGCAGGGAGAAGCCTGGAGGGAGCCGAGTTCCTCACACAGCCTTCCCTCTGCCCAGGCTCGTAATTGTCTCTGTGGTGTGCAGCCAAGTCCAGGTATTTTGTGGGGCACAGTCTGTGCTGGAGGTGCTTTGACAGCCTAAATAAACATCCTGAAGGTACAAGGCAAACAGCGAGAAAGCACAGGTGAAAACGTGCTGCTGTAATACAGCAGAACATGTGTGGCACGGCCTCAGCTTCAGGAGAGGCCTGGAGCTGATGAGCTGTCACATTGCTCCATGGTGCACAAGCTCTAAAGCTAAAAGGCCATTTTTTGTGCCAAAAAAGGAGTCTCAGCAGGAGGCATCCTCTTGCTTTTAGAAGATGtcctgtcccaccatgtctggGAGTTCTGTTTCTCCCTGCGtgtgaggagaggagagaagtaCATGAAGGAGAGGGGCTGCTTCTCAGCTCTGGCTGTGACCTTTTTAGCCTAAGCTGGTTTTGAGTTGTCCTTTATAAACCTCCTTAACGATATTTAATGATGCTTTAAACTCCTTACCTACCAAAAGACATCAAAACCTATTGAAACTTGCAAGGAAGTTTGGCTTGAGGAAAATCGCCCTTGACTCCAGGAATGTGCAATTCCTAGGCTGGATCCCAGGATCACCATCTTAATTGAGCCTTTTCACCCGTTATCTATCTGCCTCACGGGCTTGTGGTAAGGAGGGGCTAGTCGTGAGATCTGCAGCATGAGCTGTGAAAGCATTGCTGGGTCACTGCTAGAGGAACATGTGCTGTTGGAAAGGATGGAAGCTTCTTGGTCCATAGGACCTTTTATGTTGCTGCATGATGTTCTCTGGGTCTACCCTTCTtcctgctgccacaggcagtgTTGAACCCTGAGGAGGTCACTGCTGGAGCCAtctctcctccagccctgccctgctctggacAGGCCTCAGTCTGCCCCTTCATGGGGCACATGAAAGGAGGGCCCCCTATTTCTTTCCTCATGGAGAGAGGTGAAAGAGGAAGAGCAAGTCTGCAAGAGGTAAAAGAGGAAGCATGGTTTGCCTGGGAAGAAGAGTGAGTTGCTTTTCCTCCCAGACAAGCTCTACTATTCTTCCTCCTCATCAAGCCTTCCCCCCAAAGCAgggttagcaaaggaagaaCAAGAGCTGGGAAGTCCCTCCTCTAGCAAGGGACCTGTGTTTGAGCCCAGCCAGGGTGGGGAGGCCCATTGGGCTCAGCCTGTGTCCGTATCACCCCTAAAAGGATCTGCGCACTCCAGCACACTGAACAcgtgtgtgtttgtgtggctGAGGTGGATCACAGTGTGTTCTGGGGCCCAGAGGAGAAGACTCTTGTTTTGCAAGTGgccagggaaaggaaggggtCCAGCCCTTGGGATGTAAATGCCATGGGAGTCAGAGGAGAAGCTCCACCACCTACCTCTAAGAGTCAGGGCTCATCTCCTCTGCCATCTGCGAGGCCTGGAGGCAAGGCAGCACTGCATGCAGGGGCATGTCGCCACAGGCTGTGAGTAGTGATACTGCACCCGGCTACATGAGAATTCCTGGGTTGGGGCTGGAGATAACAGTGCAGATCCAGGCGGTACATTCAGTCCAGCCTTTGGCTCTTGACTCCATACATGGTGTCCTCATGCCTGTGCTGAAGCAGGATGGCCATACCTGGGTACCTAAAACTTGGGACAACTTAGGATGAAGCACTTACCTGTGAGCTGAAGGCCATGCTCCTGGCTGGGCTGAGCAGACAGCTTCTCCACctccaatgctgctgctgcttctggtggTGGCTGTATGCTCTCAGGTGGTCATCACTGGTTGTAACcctgttcctttcttttccccctcacAGCTCACCATCATCTTCAAGAGCTTCCAGGAGTGCGTGGACCAGAAAGTGTATCAGGCAGAGATGGACGAGCTGCCCGCTGCGTTTGCTGATGGCTCCAAGAACGGTGGGGATAAACACGGAGCCAACAGCCTGAAGATCACCGAGAAGGTGTCAGGCCAACACATAGAGATCCAAGCAAAGTACATTGGCACCACCATCGTGGTGAGGCAGGTGGGCCGGTACCTCACCTTCGCTGTGCGCATGCCAGAGGAGGTGGTCAATGCTGTGGAGGACCGAGACAGTCAGGGCCTCTACCTGTGCCTCCGCGGGTGTCCGCTCAACCAACAGATTGACTTCCAGACCATCCGCTCAGCTCAGGCCACAGAGGGCCGTGCTCGGAGGAAGGGGCCCAGCCTGCAGGCCCCCCCTGAGGCCTTCACTTATGAAACAGCCACAGCCAagtgcagggaaaagctgcccGTGGAGGACCTCTACTTCCAGTCTTGCGTCTTCGACCTCCTCACCACGGGGGACGTCAACTTCATGCTGGCTGCTTACTATGCCTTTGAGGATGTGAAGATGCTTCACTCCAACAAAGACAAGCTGCACCTCTACGAAAGGACACGGGACTTGGCCCCTGGCAACATGGCTCCCTCGGGGATGCCCTCTGCCCTCTGGGTagcactgctgtgtttgtgtCAGTGCTGGTTGTGCTTGTTATAGAGGTTTGCTCCTTCTTACCATGGAGAGTGGGGaaaggggagcaggagggaacCAGGGGTGAGATGGCAGTACTGGACAGTAGGAGGTTGGATGTCAGAGCTGCATGGGTTGCTCTCAAACCTCTCTTTGGCACCAGGTCCTCCACCTTCCCAGCTCTTGCTGGGAGGAATGTGCTGCCAGTGGGACTAGTCAGGAGCTTTTGCTGGACTCTACCTTGTCTGGATGTTCCTCACATGTACCTCCCCTTGTCTTCCTCCCAGTAGTGTGGTTTCTAAGGAGCCCCCACCTCCTTGTAGCACTTCTCCAGGTCCCAAAAATGCACGTGGTGACTGTGACATTGGTGTGCACGAGCATGGCTTTGTCTTCGAAGAGCAGAGCCTGCTAGGAGAGTGCAGAGGAGCCAGACAGGGCCAAGCCTGGCCATCACAACAGGGCTGGTATTTCTGTTCGCTGGGGCCACGCTCTGGTTTTTGGGCATgttcagctctgcctgcagccccatTGCTGCAGATAGTGGTGCAAGGGGCTGAAATAGTGGTGAATGGTGGTCCCACACTTGCCTGGCCACCAGTGCCAGGCATCTTCTGGGTGGAAGAAGGACATGTTCCTCAAGCCTCGGCTTGCGTTTGCTGTGGTTCAAAGGGCATCTCCCATTTTAGCCAGTTCACTTGGCTGATTCACTCAGTAGTTCTACTCCTGGCTCCCTTGTCTCTGCCCGGATCCACCGAGGACTCTTTGATGGCAATGGGAGAAACCTGGCCAGTATTCAAGTGGTTTCTGCAACTTCTGCCCAGCATCAGGTAAGTTCCTCGCACCGTTTGCTCTCCAGTCCCCTAAAGCTTGGCTGCTCAGTGGGGGACCCATTCTCCTGCCCATGGCTCGGCCAGgccctgggatggagcaggagcaTCGTGCTCTCTTTGTTTGCTGCTAGGTCTCTGCTCCGCTTCTCATCCTGGGGCCGTGACTTGCAACCCAATTGCAGACCAGTTGCACCTTAAGCCCTTCAGGGCTTGAATTGGAAATGGTGCAATCTTAGAAATCTAGCCAGAAGATGGGATGCAGCAGAGAACcaccctcccccacccccccaactGCCTCCAAATGTCTATTCCCTACCTTGAAACCATCGATAATCCCCTTCCCTTACCACATAGTGCTGCccatttttaattcatgttCCTCTGTGGTTCACCTCGTTGCTCACTGAACAAACAGCAAGACTACCTTTGGTCTGTGCCTTGGAGACCTCCTGATgggttttcccttcctttcctcaggGGGAAGCTCACAGAAACAAGCCCCAGAACACTCTTGGGGGCACCTCCTGCTCTCAAGGGAGGTCTCTAGGCATGATGAGACAAGCTAGCAACAAAAGAGGTGGGAACAGGCTATGTTTGGCAGTCTGAACTGCTGCCAAGAGGCAGCCTGGTGTAAATACTCAACGTGACTATTCATTGTGTCCTAACAGCTCTAGAGCTCCATTtgtaaagcagcagagaaatgcaaaattgtGTCAATGGATGTAATTTATATTGTCTCTTTAATATATAGAGCCCTGGCATTGATCTCGTGTGACTGTACAGATGAAGAGATGTAAttggtttttaaatgtttaaggaaagaaaagaaaaaaaaaaaaagatgtgtttaCTACTTTGCTCCTTGCTTTGTTTGCTGGTGCCCCAGGTGTTCTGTTTAAGGAGACTTTGAAATAAGGATATCACAGTTTGGAGGTGCTGAGAGCAGCAACCACTGGACCGCGGCACAGGATAGTTTAGTTTCCCAGGCTCATTTggacttttgtttcttttgttcaaGACAGAACCAAGTTTTTGTCTTCCCTagaaatttaaaatgcaagatTTGTCACTGGGTAAGAGAAAACATTGGTTTCTTGCTGTGTTACCCCATAGATAACAGCAGATGTACAAATGCCTCCTGAAAGCACTCTTAGCTGCCCAAGCCATGCCAACAAGTACTTCCCTGCAAACCTCTCTTTCCTATAATGCAATCACCCTACACTGCAATTGTGATGCACTGTGGCTCTGGGCTAATTTCCAGCCAGTCCCAGTCTATTTGATGATGGGACggctcagtcccactgtccaggTGAGCGCTCCAGTGGTGGCCGGCTGTCATACAGTGCATGGGGTATCCCTATTTTAGAAGCAAACAGTGAAGCACTTTATTTTGGTTGTGTTTGACCCAATTCTGATTAAAGGTGAAGTGTGGCCAAGAAAGACCCGATacttggaaacaaaacagatataggaaaagggggggggggaggggggcacgTTAGGAGAAGCCCCCTCACCTCCTGCCTGAGTTGAGACCCACGGGAGTGTCACCGCGTGTATATACTGTAAATTATTTATTGAGAGAAACACAAGTaaagtttgaggttttttgaCAATAAACGAGTGGGTCTTGGTTTGTTaccttttgctgttgtttggtGTGTTGGATGGCGCTG from the Lathamus discolor isolate bLatDis1 chromosome 8, bLatDis1.hap1, whole genome shotgun sequence genome contains:
- the RGMA gene encoding repulsive guidance molecule A isoform X2; this translates as MGMGRGAGSTALGLFQILLVFLCIFPSVTSPCKILKCNSEFWAATSGSHHVGTEEAPEFCTALRAYAHCTRRTARTCRGDLAYHSAVHGIEDLMVQHNCSKDGPTSQPRLRTLPPGDSQERSDSPEICHYEKSFHRHSAAPNYTHCGLFGDPHLRTFTDTFQTCKVQGAWPLIDNNYLNVQVTNTPVLPGSAATATSKLTIIFKSFQECVDQKVYQAEMDELPAAFADGSKNGGDKHGANSLKITEKVSGQHIEIQAKYIGTTIVVRQVGRYLTFAVRMPEEVVNAVEDRDSQGLYLCLRGCPLNQQIDFQTIRSAQATEGRARRKGPSLQAPPEAFTYETATAKCREKLPVEDLYFQSCVFDLLTTGDVNFMLAAYYAFEDVKMLHSNKDKLHLYERTRDLAPGNMAPSGMPSALWVALLCLCQCWLCLL
- the RGMA gene encoding repulsive guidance molecule A isoform X1: MRPPRERIVVKARAGWMGMGRGAGSTALGLFQILLVFLCIFPSVTSPCKILKCNSEFWAATSGSHHVGTEEAPEFCTALRAYAHCTRRTARTCRGDLAYHSAVHGIEDLMVQHNCSKDGPTSQPRLRTLPPGDSQERSDSPEICHYEKSFHRHSAAPNYTHCGLFGDPHLRTFTDTFQTCKVQGAWPLIDNNYLNVQVTNTPVLPGSAATATSKLTIIFKSFQECVDQKVYQAEMDELPAAFADGSKNGGDKHGANSLKITEKVSGQHIEIQAKYIGTTIVVRQVGRYLTFAVRMPEEVVNAVEDRDSQGLYLCLRGCPLNQQIDFQTIRSAQATEGRARRKGPSLQAPPEAFTYETATAKCREKLPVEDLYFQSCVFDLLTTGDVNFMLAAYYAFEDVKMLHSNKDKLHLYERTRDLAPGNMAPSGMPSALWVALLCLCQCWLCLL